TTACTGAATTAAGATTTGTGCGCTCAGTTTAGTTAAGTTCAATCTGAATGATCAGAAAGTGGACATAACGTGTCTATGCAGCAGGGAAAATGCTTGTAACTCGTAAAGTGTGTAAATTACTTACATCATGTTATGTATTCTAATTAGGGGAGAAGAGGGCGCGTTTGCCATTTTGGTTCTTTGACTCGACAAATATTTCTAGTCGTCTCACCAAATTTTTCTATTCGTTTTTCCCCAGTATACATACAATGCACAATAGGTCGGACtgtagttataatataactgaACTAGATTTACACTAGTTGTttgccgcgaacttagacctcgcgaacacaatttttttttacaactgtgaatatttcacaaacgatttaaccgattttgatgccccacgaacttacaaattctattggcagatcctacacaccttttacattttataaaaataagaccAACGGTTCGGAAGTTATCGCATTACAAACTAACAATTAATAGATTTACTTTTACAGCCATCTTTTCAGGACAAtagaaaagaaacaatattCAACGAATGTTTGGGAAGCTTGATAATTAGGATTATAAAAACCATAGGGATAAACCTGGAATGTAATCATGTAGCATGGTGGGCCAATATGGCTACAGTGGCTTTCGTGGTCTGTTTCTTCCTGCAAACCATAGAGTTAGTGACTGCGGAAAATAGTGCGCGACTGTTCGAATGCTTCAGCATTCTTAGCTTCTGCTCCATGGGGATgctaaaactatatttcttGCGGATTTACCGAAAAATATGGCTGCATATGTTAGCTCAAATGagaaaattagaaaaacatGTTGGTCACAACGAAATGCCTGAAGAAGAGTACGAGTCGGACGATGATACTCTTGATTTGacagtttttgttaaaaattatacacaacaATTTGAATCCACATCGACCTTACTATCGAAAATTTACAGGTCGACGGTAACAGGTTTCATAACATCTGTTTTTGTTGAGCATGCACTTCTCAAAGGAACTGATGGATGGCATATTTTGCCTTGTTGGAGTGGCTTCGATCATGTTCACGTAGCCATTTATATGGCAAcaattttaatggaatttaTTGCTTCTATTTACTGTGTGTCTGTGCATCTAGCCTTTGACCGATCTGCAGCTGGAGTGATGATCTTTGTGAAAGGCCAGTTTCTCTTACTACGCCGATATTGTGAGAATATTGCGGGTAAGGGgagaaaatgtaatattagcAATAATAGAGACAGGCGAGCTTTGTATCGCATTAAATATTGTCATCAAAGAACATTAATTCTAAACGAGTAAGTATCAGTGTTGAGTCAACAATGGCAATACCTATAGGGAAATTTTctgataaaacattttttatatttacagcaTTGTCGAAAAATTGggaaaattactaaaaaatgttatggggatatattatatacaagtCACTTTAACTATGTGCTCAGTAGCAATACGTTTGAAAATGGTaagaattacaataaatacacacaTTTATAGACACATAGTGTACGGCGGTACCTACGCCGTCACCAATTAATTTTGCGCATTGATGTCTGATGAAACGATTCCACTGAACCTCACACTGCAAAGAGCAGAGGCATGGTGGCacattagtttttaaaaaacgattgtactataaaatatatattttatgaaattacctacctacctagcCTGAATAaactacattatattatttattctaactGAAATTTGGCgctatcaaaataaaatatttaaaagggTTGTTCATGTTTCAGGAGGTGCTCAGCCTCACCGAACTGTTTTCCCTCGTGCAATACTTAGGAGCAACGCTTACTCAGCTGTTTCTGTTTTGCTACTTCGGAAGTGCTGTTAGTGATGCGGTATGTTCTTGCTGACGTTATtgctaatgaaaaaaatttcgaaaatcctactaatattataaatgtgaaagttatTAATTCGTGAAGATTTATGTgtctatgtatgtttgttactctttcacgcaaaatctactggacggattgttatgaaatttggtatgcgggtagaatatacttaacctggaataacacataaggtactttttattccgaaatggagcgaagccccggggcgctgctagttttatttaaataaagtataagtTCTTTTgtagttatattttcatacagCATGACATATCTATTGAAGAAGTACCTTcttctttagttttatttaaattaaactttctcCTTTTACTTAAATGTACATGTGTTATTTTTGTCGAGTTGACACGCTTAGAATAAGGTAGGTACATTCAGTTTCTAaaaaatttcttattaaaattttcacccTCGTGAGAGCCCCGCCAATTCCAGCAATTCTGTAAAATACGTGTACTTTCAGAGTACAATATCACTAGGCCAGGGTCCCACGGGTTCATCATACTGGTGTATCAGCCCACGGGTCCGTTGTCACCTGGCTCTGCTGGCCATTGGCACAGCTCAGCCTCGACGTCTGCGAGCTGGCCCTTTCTACTTTCTGGATCTCACATCGTTCACTATGGTAAACATGCAAACATAGACACAATGGCCATTTTTTCCAAACATTTTGAACCTTCCACATACAACACACAACATCATGAAATAACAAGTGCCCTGCTTTTCCTTGTTTCCTGTTCAAATGTACGAAATAAATTGGGTATACACAGGCAAACTTAATGTGGAACCCAGAAGTTACTGATGAttactatataaatttattgagcaaataaagatatatttaacaaagtaCAAGTAGATAAGGCGTGTGCCTGCTGCATGAATGCAGTGGCAGTACATGCCTGCTTTGTcgtttcataattttaattcgagTGTCATGAAAGTTGGTTaaatgtatttgaaaaaagaaatgactgtttcattaaattaacaattttaaaagtctAAGTACATACAGTATCTTTCACTTATCACGGTTCACAGCACTATAATACTGCTTTGACATATTTAGTTActagtatttacataatacttcTAATACTCCTTTTTTTTCacagtaaaagtaaaaaaatcgcCAATGCTCGGGAGCATTAGGCTACAGATACTTCCTAGGTGGCTCAAACCCCACCTAGTAAGTATCTGAGATCTTTCGACCGCAGTAGGCTccaaatacttaaataaatttacttcagctgagtaaattatacattttcattgcAGATTGTACGAGCTGCTTACAGTTGTTATGCCTGTTTAGGCAAGTGAAGTTTtagttaactttttaaatttaaattaaacttcagtagacttttacaaattatttatcacatGCTTAAAACTTCAATTTGGaaacattcaaataattaaaaaaacacaatttatttcccctagtgttttattttaaatcatttttcgGCTGTGTTTTTTCAGGATTAAGGATTATGGAAATGGAATCtctttcttaaattaatttagcagTTCATCAGAGTAACCTTAGAGGTGGAGGAGGGAGGGGGGTGCGGTCCCGCAGCCACGCGGATACTTTGTCATAGTGTGTTTTTTGCCACTGAACATTGTTCCGCACAGTCTCGAATGCGACTTTTCTCAATATTTCTCCAGGTCCCGCTTCTGGGTACTGCGCAACGAAATGTTccatctacaaaaaaaaaggctATAAGCACACGttgtacctactttttctctcatcttcgcgaaTTCCGAGTACATTGAGATACAAGACAGAAAGAAAGAGTAGAAAGTAGATctaaaaaatttgaagattcggctctAGTTTTACTACCTGTAGAAGTTAACCTtctgggaatgctgttgttataTCAACTGCCAAGGTTTTCTGCCCCTTAACTGTTTCATAATATGACATCTAAGGAAGGATTTATTGGTTAACTACCTTTTGTCCGGAGCTTCGCCCTcgtgattttcttttttccaaGAAAACGATGAAAGAAAAATCTCAATCTTTACCGCGTCTTCTACAGGAttggaaatttatttgattaagtAGAATTCGTATAGTTTCCCGTCTCTAGGTACCTACATGTCACATCCTGTTACTCGGATTGTGTTATGCGTGATGCTATTTAAGCCTAAAATTTCATGTGtcttatgttaaaaataacaaagttcaTGAAAGCATGTGTGATATGCGTGTATGTGTGACGTTTTCATCctaaatagaaacaaaaccatatattttttacctctTTTAACTGGGATTCCTTGTTGAAGCTGTGTGAAATGCTTGGGAAGAGTTTTGCAAGGTGTGGGTCATGCACCGAGAACCGTCCGACCAGTCGCGGCCAGTTTTTCTGGAGTTCGCTCCACACTAGATCGACGCCCGACGGGTTTTCAGCGATAAGTTGCAGTACATTCAGATAGTCCTGTCTTCGAATGTTGTTCTCATCCCAGCTGAGGGTTAAGTACCTggacattgtttattttttatataaatgcacTATGATCATTGctgttgatttttaaattgtgtgtaTACTTTAACGAATAAAGGaagaaaacttttttgtaGCATAATTAACTTACTTCTTCAGTATTTCAGTATCTCTGGGTGCCGCGAGCGCAGCGCGCAGCTTGGCCTGCTCCTGCGCATCCTCCTCGCGCTGGTAGATCTCCCACATCCTGTCCCACTCTTCCTGAGTGGCTGACTTCATTCCTGCACATTTACAAGCATAATAAATGAGTGTGTGCCTAGCAAACAGCAGTTCATGCATTGTATGCAGTGTTCCGATTTAAAGGTTGAGAACTCTAGCCCACAAAGTTGGAAATCTGGTGTTGCATCCGTTCATAGGCTGTGATGAACACTTACCATAACATGTCGATCGTATTGAAGTGACTATCTTATAATGAATCATTCTAAGAATAGACGAAGCCTCTCAAGTCAAATCTATGGGCGAGATGGCAGCATCTTCCACCGGAGCGATCAAGTTATAATGAATCACCCTCAGAATAGACGAAGCTTCTCAAGTCAGGCTCTACCGGCGAGGCGTCGGGGTCCTTCAGCCAGTCCTGCAGCAGAGACCGCACGTGTTCCACAGCATCCGGCACCAAACACCACGCCGCTAAATGGAGCACCGTCGTCCGAAGTAATCTAAACGAAATTGttggaaaatataattctaaCCATTGACAACTATAGAGgtagaaaaatacaaattccgTACAAGAAAACGTCTGCAGTACCTATATGAGTACTCCACGACATTAAGGATTTCGTTTCGCTCTTATTCCAGTGAGTtatggttaggttaggttaggtttaggACTTATTCGAAATATATTGTACCTAAATAAGTATACCACGTCCATTACGTGGTAtaggtagatagatagataataagtttatttgcatCAACTGAGACACGTACAAACAATTAAAAGTTGGAACATGTTAGATAGAGATACTTAAGGAACTATGGATCCtgtggttaagacgctcgctccgagatcgaaagatcccaggttcgaatctcaATCGTATCATATTTGACTAATCACCTCACCACTGACATCGGCGACCACCATctgcttccggtaaaggaaggaactttattgcataaagaAAACACTTAAAGACAATACATAAACAATGATATCAACGGCGGTGTTATCCCATGAAGGCACAAGTAGCATAAGATAAGCAAATTACATTTACGggtaatgtaagtatatacaacaaaatttCTCACCCATCGATAACACTCCTCGAGTTCTTCTCCCAGCTTTGCGAATCATACAATGGCTTTAtcaatttttgtatatgtacCTAAAAAGGCATatcaatttacaataatacctAGTTGAAATTTTGGTCTACTACCTACGGTTTTTTAGTCTACAAATTGTACATCGTAAACCGAAATGAGATTGTATACCAAGGCCCGAGACAGAGTCGCGAGGACTGCGAACACACGAGTTGTGACTGTGAATCGTACTTAGTTTTTCTTTGCTgtttgtaggtacctatacagCGAGGTTCACGTTTGCAATGATTTCCCAAACCGGGCTGGTACATCGAAGAGTTAGGTTATTTGAACTGATTCTTCAGCGTTATtaatgtacagtcgaccgcatgtcaagttaccctaccTACGTGAAACTTTATGCTGTAATAGGGGAAAATTCCCAATTGATACTGTTGACTGTAGTActaaccttttttattatttattattaaatgtattctaCATACCATCAGCTGCTCATAAGCATCGGTGTTGAGTAGTTTCACAGCAAATTCAGAGAAGACATCTGCGGCGACTAACCACGGGACGTAATCCTGTTCCTGAGGCAGGTAGCAGGTGAGGTCCAGGGCCAGCTCGTAGGGCACCACGCGCGCCTCTGCGAGGGCGAAAACTTCGTTTAGTAAATGCGCTCGATCCGATATTGTGAGCTGAAATACAAcgttttaaagtaaatttcatgtacttacctactttgaGAAGAATTTCTAGACTAGAATTTCCATACAAGTTTTGATATAAATCCCAATTGCTTTTTGCTGATACagtcaacaaaataaatttggtatttaggtcacataaatgtatttaaaatttgtgtaataaGGAAACTGCAGCTGAATGgcatttttcttataaaaaattactgtagGTATCTAAATAGATCATTTTGAGagcatatatttgtttatactcACTCAACATTCTGCGACACTGTTACCATTCATTAAGTCCACATATAGATTATGGCCTGGCGAACCtggatacctacctaccttaaTATTTGATTAGGTAAATGTTGACAGTAcctatttactaaaaatatataaaacacgtCAGAAACGAAAGGCTTATAAACATACCTTACTGAGCGTTTTCTCCTTAAGTTGTTCAATCAGGTCTCGCCACATATCTTCCGGATAGGTAACACGGTAAAAGCCCACTTGGTTGTTGTTAATTTTCAGCCAATTCTCATTTTCCTTTAATTTTAGAGTCACTagaaacaaaaagtaagtatcaattttttctttcattacgtatttttttatgtaagtaggtCCACCCAAAATGTTTATCAAATGTCAATCATTCAGTGAGTGAGTGATGCAAGATAGAAGTAGAGACAATGAACTCTAAAAGCTTTCTTCTAAACCGCAGCTACACTTAACTAATCACATACTCGATTCCGGAACGCAAACTATATATCAcacataaattatgtttgtttgaactacttgtcacaaaataattttcattacctTTATTTTCTTGGTCCGAGAaccaaattgtttttttacatgGCCCTCTATTTGTCGTGTAAGTTATTGGTATATACCAGCGATACCTacggtaaaaaaatgttcagatatagctaacaaaatataactttcttaaatacttttcaatatttatagtcaaAGGTAACGAAAACCTCTAGCTAAATAAAtcgagataaataaattgtatgtttatatcaTATTACTAATGGTTTCTCCAATTCTTCATCTCCTTTTCGAGTAGAAATAGTAGACTTATTATAAAGTAGCCACAGCGTTTGACTTGCCATTGGCTTAATTAAGgtcttttatttatgttcattaattgacatgtaaatttaagacattaaaaaattatgagaaaaataaataaacttacttataCTTTGAATCGTTATCGTACCGAGCGTCGGGGTTGAGTAAGAAACGCGACTGTGTGATGGTGTAAGTGTGAGGTTGTTTGCACTTCGTCACGGTGAGGAGAGGGTAGCCCATTTGGCAAGTCCACGTGGCCATTATATACCTATGAACAAAATGAGCCTACACTACCTtacctaaaaaaaacataattatttgataGAATATTTACTTGAGGTCAAGATTGGGGTTATAGATTTTGAAGATGGGCTCCATAGACGTAAAGAAGTCTCCAGTGACCGTGTTTCCATACATATACTTCTTCAAGTAGTCCGAGACGCCTCGACGGAAACACTCCTGGCCGACGAAACCTTCCAACATCCGTAGCACCGCAGCGCCCTTAAATGTTTATCATTGATTAACAAGTAAAATTGACTATTTAGGTATCCAGGTGGTAAAtctattactatatatatatatatatatacaaggtGTTTGGTCAATGGTATATAAAGCTGTGACAAGCCCATACCCCGAGGGTCATATAAGTTGTAtggtgatgaaaaaaaaaattatatcttgtaatatttttttccatacaaaaataaaaaacaatatttatttttctttagtgACATCCCTAATTCTATAAAAGGATAGCAATACATGGTGTATTGCCTTTCTACTTGACACCACCCGCAAAGCGTCCGTTAAAACTCCTTTTAAGTTCTAGTCTCCTTGTACAATTCAAACTTGTGTCacaaaatgtttcaaaaaataccaaattttcCTTTGAATACGCCGCCTTTGATGACGCTGCGCACACGAGCGCTCTCGCTCCCCCGATATCGGCAGACGACGCGACCGACACTACTACACACTTTTTACTGAACACTTTCAATAGGTACTAATCTTCGACACATTCGTcctagataataataaatcacaacACTTGAATATGTCGCCTTTCATGAGGCCATGACACGTCGGCGTTTCTCAATCGACTGATGAACGAACTGAAATGTCTGTCCGCCTAGTACCTATTTAGAGTTCCTTGCACTAGATGTGAAAGAACTAGATTGGTGTGTTTCTTTCCCAGCCGCGACAGAGCCGAGGGTCACGtgcctactttttcttctactCTTCGCACTCTATGTTGTAAGACCATCATTGCTAAAACCGCTTTTCGagattacttaaaaaaatgcagCATCGTGTGAACAAGTAAtagtaagaaaattaaataaataaagtattaataaCATACCATACATCGCGATACTTaagatttacttttaaattattaacataaataatgatttatttcattaattgaaAAACGTAAACAACAAACTACAAAGATTTCAcatgaaacttttttataagtaggtaataataaatcatacagaaCCATGAAATCGACACTGAAAATAATAGGCAATATTTCATtccatccatctctttctATCCTATTTCTTTCACATTCACACAAGTGCACACGATATTTTAAAGATCAGATATATTCCCTAAattgtacctaaatatattcccTAAATTGTACCaaattgtttactttataataattttaaaagttgaatTGCTTCAATTGtcaataagataaaatttcttattattgcTTTTACTTACGTTTCCACTAGAGACAGTTCCGTAAAAGCGATCTTGAatctatttcataattaataagttAATATTGTCCTCTCAGAGACTCAAAGATCTTAGGCATAAAAGCtatgttttgaattttcataatcataatttgcACCAATCCTGGTACTGAGGTCAATGAACAATAAGTTGTATAGAATGAAATCAGCTGCTCCAGGGTTGGCACTGCACAAATTTTACCGTAATCTAAAATCCTAATTAACTCCCTATTGTGACGTTTTttccacataaaaatatttttctgagaaTGTGGATACGATACCCTATCTACCATTTTCGGCTTTATATACCATTGACCAAACACCTTGTATATAGAATGTACCATTCTTTTTTCAATCATTTGATTACACTAAACGTACAAATACCTTGACGACTTATGTCGATTTAATAACaagtaaaatacttacttttacaTAAGATATGGGGTCAAACATGGCGACTATATCATCGGGCGAGTTAACCTTTTGCTGGATTGGATGGCTGGACAGACCCGCATCTCTCTTGAGCACTTCGTGTAAGCGGAAGAGGAACTGGTCCGGCTGTCATCAATATGATAATTCATTGAAAGCTACTCAGTTTAATCAGACTTCCTTGATGGTTTATGGCTAAAAATACCCTAGATGATTTGGatttaatgttttctttcgCTTGAAGTAAATGGtggtttatgaaatattataaggtGATGTGTACATGTTATGTATATACTGTAGCATACGGCAAAGTTACGTGCCCAATCCTAGCACGTAACTGTACATCACTAACACATTACTGATTCCCCACCGAATTGAACGTCGGTGCGCCACGCCAATCTATCGCAAGCAAGCATGAGCGCTGATCATCGCTACGACGGCTTATATCACAGTAATGCGGAGGGAGTAACGTGATATAGGCATATATACTACACCACACTTCACATACCATTGACCAGGTAGGCTCGACAGCATTCAAAGATAATGTTTGCATGTAAGTCGCAAATCCTTCGTTCAACCAAAGGTCATCCCACCATTTCATTGTCACTGAaagagttaaaaataataacaaataaaataggtataactggtataacataaataagtgGGTAATTTCGATTCAAAAGGCAACATCTGTCGCCACGTGTACCTAAGCTTATATTTAACCCAGctaagttttaaatttcatcatataCATAGAAAGTAGTAGAGTTGTCCATCGGGTTCGGAATTGAATAGCGCCCGTGTCAATTGTGGCTTTATTAGCGGTAATTTTTGGAGGTCTAAATTGTACTATGTTACCCAAGTTTCCAAACCACATGTGTGCCAACTCATGAGTGACAACATTTGCTACTGTTATCTTATCCGTGGATGAAGCTGTAGCCTCATCCATCAGCAAAGTTACGTCCCTATACGTAACAAGACCCCAGTGTTCCATCGCTCCTGGTTGAAAGTCGGGAATTGCTATCatatctgaaaaaataatgtcagtaaatataataaaacgaaTAAGAGCGAATGAAGATTACTTgtctaatataatatcaaaagtTATTGTATGTCCTGTCCTCTGTACccattcttttatttatatctgtacctatatttggaatacatggaaaaaaaataacgtcTTACCCAATTTGGGAAGCGGAAATGGCACttcgtaatatttaatgtaaaattccATTACTCTTCTCCCAACTTCTAGAGCAAAATCTATCTCATTAGTCTTGCCTTTTTGGGCAAAGGCTCGCAGAGTGAAGTTTTTGCCAATGTCACCTGGCTCCACTTCTGTTTGTTTGTGATCAAAATCACATATAACAAATGCAGCAAAGTAAGTCGCCATAGGCACACTATGTGCAAACGTTACAATGTCCGTGTCCGATTCTTCATCACTTGCTCTGGATATctcctaaaaacaaaaagtaacgCTTTGTTTTTGCTTTTGGATATGAGACGAAGCTTTGTTTGGTGTATAGGTACTATGTTCGAGAATCATCGGATAACTGGAATTAGGAGATCTCTAAATTATACCTTCCTACAAAGAGTACAAAAACTTCgagtaaaagaaaaacagcATTTGAATTACTTCAACTGTACCACGGACTCGCGAACCTGTCACCACTATGTGAACCATATCAtgataatacttaatttttggCGTGCGGTCCGGCTCTTGAATAGGACCAAATCTTTATCTGTTGTACACATACTAATATCttcgaaagtctgtctgttactgggacaattttgatgaaatttggaatagataggTAGGTCACACATGGGCTACCGGGGGAGAAGCTACGggtttatatataatgtctATTTATCAGTTACTTTAAATCAATACATGACATAGTTTACCTTAAAAGTGATCTTACATTCATATTAGAGAGTGCCACATATGATTTAGGTACGGTGAGAGTTATATCAAAAGTCGCTTTAAAATCTGGCTCATCAAAACAGGGAAATGCTTCACGTGCATTTGTTGGCTCGAACAGACTGGCAATCATCATTCTGAAAGAAATTATGTAGAATTAGCACAAATTCTACTAACATAAACTTGACAGTAAATGATATTGGACAAATGTCCTAACAACAAGTTTGGGTGGACGTTGTCTATATACAGTCAGTTTATAGTAGCGGAAATACACGTGCCAGGTAGCTTGCTCACTTGCatacatatgaaatttataaatacctgTCCCATGCATCGTGTTTTGACTGTCGTTCTAAATTGGCACGCCAATGTTTATTACTTCTACGCCGGGCGCTGGCTTGAATACTTTCATTGGTATTGCTGTCTTGATAAAATTCTTGAGCGCTATATTCACCACCATATTGTACATATTCTTGTGCattgacttgaaaattttcttGAGCGACATCTATTGCGATGCCTTGATCGCTATCTTGAGCATAATTTTCCACGCTTTCATAAGCGCTGCTTTGAGTATCGTCTTCAATGCTTTCTTGCTCATATTTTTGACCACTGTCTTGCCCTCTAAATTCAGGGCTGTTTCTGACTAAAGCAGGCGTGATGTTATTCAAGCGATCATTTTTGTATTCAGTGTCTGGTACACTATCTAGCTGCCAGTGCTGAGTATTCCTGTCTTCCGCTCTATATTCAGCACTGTTTTGCGCGTCTTGCGCAACACCACGCGTGATTCCTACATCGCTATCCTCTGCACTATCTTGACTATCTTGCTGTTTGTTCTCAGTGCTGTTTTGGGCAAAACTAAGCGTGGTTCCAGGCATGTGAGCAATGTCTCGAGTATTATTATGATCACTTACTTGCTGTATATCAATTTGAGCATTATCACGAACGCTATCATGATCACTTACCTGATGTGTTGTATCTTGAGCATAACCATgataattttcttgaggatTCTCTTGTCTAGTACTACGTGTATGGCCATATCTTGGCGTGTTATGGGAACTGGCATTTGCACTATGTTCCTTAATACCACGTGTGCTGCGAATGTCACGATATTTGCCTTGCACGGTTTCCGGTCTGGTCCGAATATTTCTGAAAGATTTAGAATAATTCTACCTGCAGTGTGTCGTAAATATTATGGTTGACTTTTTGTTAAGTAAGCATTTAATGTGTTGGAAGATAATGGGAGAGATTGAAGAGGACTGAAGTGATAAGAATTGGGTAATTTATGCATCAATGAACAGCTCATCGACATAAATTCAACTCATTTTCTTGAACACtcatttttaaagtataaaacGGCAAATGTTATAGATagcaagaaaataatatatatcatactTTTTGTTACTGAATGTGCTCGCGTATAGTCCAACCAGGCCACTTAGATT
This genomic stretch from Plodia interpunctella isolate USDA-ARS_2022_Savannah chromosome 16, ilPloInte3.2, whole genome shotgun sequence harbors:
- the LOC128676817 gene encoding glutamyl aminopeptidase-like isoform X2, whose product is MRNIYRVSSVLVISLSIVSVCLLLSTTTAAHHSYRHNNDIRKDSLYYRLPREVVPINYKLHLRPNIENKTFDGNVNITIKTLSNTNIITLHSNKLIIKSISLRDDSKEYTIKSSDLTNDSREFLNIHLQDSIPEGTFELGIDFSGNLSGLVGLYASTFSNKKNIRTRPETVQGKYRDIRSTRGIKEHSANASSHNTPRYGHTRSTRQENPQENYHGYAQDTTHQVSDHDSVRDNAQIDIQQVSDHNNTRDIAHMPGTTLSFAQNSTENKQQDSQDSAEDSDVGITRGVAQDAQNSAEYRAEDRNTQHWQLDSVPDTEYKNDRLNNITPALVRNSPEFRGQDSGQKYEQESIEDDTQSSAYESVENYAQDSDQGIAIDVAQENFQVNAQEYVQYGGEYSAQEFYQDSNTNESIQASARRRSNKHWRANLERQSKHDAWDRMMIASLFEPTNAREAFPCFDEPDFKATFDITLTVPKSYVALSNMNEISRASDEESDTDIVTFAHSVPMATYFAAFVICDFDHKQTEVEPGDIGKNFTLRAFAQKGKTNEIDFALEVGRRVMEFYIKYYEVPFPLPKLDMIAIPDFQPGAMEHWGLVTYRDVTLLMDEATASSTDKITVANVVTHELAHMWFGNLVTMKWWDDLWLNEGFATYMQTLSLNAVEPTWSMPDQFLFRLHEVLKRDAGLSSHPIQQKVNSPDDIVAMFDPISYVKGAAVLRMLEGFVGQECFRRGVSDYLKKYMYGNTVTGDFFTSMEPIFKIYNPNLDLKYRWYIPITYTTNRGPCKKTIWFSDQENKVTLKLKENENWLKINNNQVGFYRVTYPEDMWRDLIEQLKEKTLSKLTISDRAHLLNEVFALAEARVVPYELALDLTCYLPQEQDYVPWLVAADVFSEFAVKLLNTDAYEQLMVHIQKLIKPLYDSQSWEKNSRSVIDGLLRTTVLHLAAWCLVPDAVEHVRSLLQDWLKDPDASPVEPDLRSFVYSEGMKSATQEEWDRMWEIYQREEDAQEQAKLRAALAAPRDTEILKKYLTLSWDENNIRRQDYLNVLQLIAENPSGVDLVWSELQKNWPRLVGRFSVHDPHLAKLFPSISHSFNKESQLKEMEHFVAQYPEAGPGEILRKVAFETVRNNVQWQKTHYDKVSAWLRDRTPLPPPPLRLL
- the LOC128676817 gene encoding glutamyl aminopeptidase-like isoform X1, whose protein sequence is MRNIYRVSSVLVISLSIVSVCLLLSTTTAAHHSYRHNNDIRKDSLYYRLPREVVPINYKLHLRPNIENKTFDGNVNITIKTLSNTNIITLHSNKLIIKSISLRDDSKEYTIKSSDLTNDSREFLNIHLQDSIPEGTFELGIDFSGNLSGLVGLYASTFSNKKNIRTRPETVQGKYRDIRSTRGIKEHSANASSHNTPRYGHTRSTRQENPQENYHGYAQDTTHQVSDHDSVRDNAQIDIQQVSDHNNTRDIAHMPGTTLSFAQNSTENKQQDSQDSAEDSDVGITRGVAQDAQNSAEYRAEDRNTQHWQLDSVPDTEYKNDRLNNITPALVRNSPEFRGQDSGQKYEQESIEDDTQSSAYESVENYAQDSDQGIAIDVAQENFQVNAQEYVQYGGEYSAQEFYQDSNTNESIQASARRRSNKHWRANLERQSKHDAWDRMMIASLFEPTNAREAFPCFDEPDFKATFDITLTVPKSYVALSNMNEISRASDEESDTDIVTFAHSVPMATYFAAFVICDFDHKQTEVEPGDIGKNFTLRAFAQKGKTNEIDFALEVGRRVMEFYIKYYEVPFPLPKLDMIAIPDFQPGAMEHWGLVTYRDVTLLMDEATASSTDKITVANVVTHELAHMWFGNLVTMKWWDDLWLNEGFATYMQTLSLNAVEPTWSMPDQFLFRLHEVLKRDAGLSSHPIQQKVNSPDDIVAMFDPISYVKGAAVLRMLEGFVGQECFRRGVSDYLKKYMYGNTVTGDFFTSMEPIFKIYNPNLDLKYIMATWTCQMGYPLLTVTKCKQPHTYTITQSRFLLNPDARYDNDSKYKYRWYIPITYTTNRGPCKKTIWFSDQENKVTLKLKENENWLKINNNQVGFYRVTYPEDMWRDLIEQLKEKTLSKLTISDRAHLLNEVFALAEARVVPYELALDLTCYLPQEQDYVPWLVAADVFSEFAVKLLNTDAYEQLMVHIQKLIKPLYDSQSWEKNSRSVIDGLLRTTVLHLAAWCLVPDAVEHVRSLLQDWLKDPDASPVEPDLRSFVYSEGMKSATQEEWDRMWEIYQREEDAQEQAKLRAALAAPRDTEILKKYLTLSWDENNIRRQDYLNVLQLIAENPSGVDLVWSELQKNWPRLVGRFSVHDPHLAKLFPSISHSFNKESQLKEMEHFVAQYPEAGPGEILRKVAFETVRNNVQWQKTHYDKVSAWLRDRTPLPPPPLRLL